From Caretta caretta isolate rCarCar2 chromosome 9, rCarCar1.hap1, whole genome shotgun sequence, one genomic window encodes:
- the RADX gene encoding RPA-related protein RADX isoform X1, which produces MEAAAAGPSAPRAEEGAGPSPASWLQRLCNEVLRSSQLSVSLAEAPPVAVVAVERYMAESPPPPSSSSSGALPKPPAPAYCYDVTLADGSRREKCYLAPPLNALVQRGALRAGGRLRLTRCSYLYDEKKLSSGFLCLERLDVLRDPPDLPPGGREPDQQRRPPLKGGRSHYLPLWNNEDPYGDIWLASRPPERVDIDVSKLTSLGHLEMNWRSRIHFSPLLVRILHKARLRYYGKPDKKLDIPYQAYFEVADSSGMMSMVLWNSLCPEWYNSMKIGTVLLLEQYGIKTSYPFKTQPTPGDSQMKRFTTIEISLNVRDPPTKINIIPEKMVKPEWRLPEVRYRFVTRSELDNLPNNHSCDIIGLVIFVGRAERTRKREYSEDFWIHRWAHVVDGTSDQPFILELFATSQPDVFEHIHPMTYLVCTQMRVVRDITENTPRALYLTTSNESQMFITGWHKGQPYTRDAKVKNFIQWIKTQSEADQMKKTVIGGYCPFPPAPNTFLKYCKNNKVESVLKAISEMEREIEDLHYREHKRFAVQGIISAIKYVSYAAEDASGVEPIQEDRDQSASQKTIKNTGMSKDCVTKGKKRSHRNKEANSVLDSQCASLEQQQHPRMLTRKSRIKRKIEHRTEPENLHEFQQEDSVPKQNILTEPDTSQPDRADKQGVNDAPEIEEMGRTSHDSWQSDLWVMVKDNLIDHLHYCTVFPESIPRKFDYMLKEFLIQQYNLHPAVHNPKEYITNKEIHEFKSASGPGHYEVTILGINHDVAIDVAFPPMFCPEDPHLFRIEDIQNDMLLSCMSCISVCQQDTTSNQKLYDTFPLSMVSQLLPLHAQCSTGRHWSPSTAPVKKPKKTEDETVKAAVDLDRQHVICILDICRLGEDKVEVFLNKIYKIMETDVVNLV; this is translated from the exons ATGGAGGCCGCGGCCGCGGGGCCCAGCGCCCCCCGCGCTGAGGagggggctggcccaagccccgCCTCCTGGCTCCAGCGGCTCTGCAACGAGGTGCTCCGCTCCTCCCAGCTGAGCGTGTCCCTGGCCGAGGCCCCGCCGGTGGCCGTGGTGGCGGTGGAGCGCTACATGGCGGAGAGCCCGCCGccgcccagcagcagcagcagcggcgccCTGCCCAAGCCGCCCGCCCCGGCCTATTGCTACGACGTGACCCTGGCGGACGGCAGCCGGCGGGAGAAGTGCTACCTGGCGCCGCCGCTGAACGCCCTGGTGCAGAGGGGCGCGCTGCGCGCCGGCGGCCGGCTGCGCCTCACCCGCTGCTCCTACCTCTACGACGAGAAGAAGCTGAGCTCGGGCTTCCTGTGCCTCGAGCGGCTGGACGTGCTGCGGGACCCGCCGGACCTGCCCCCCGGGGGCCGCGAGCCCGACCAGCAGCGGCGCCCGCCGCTCAAGGGCGGGAGGAGCCATTACCTGCCGCTGTGGAACAACGAAGATCCCTACGGGGACATCTGGCTGGCGAGCCGGCCGCCGGAGCGCGTCGATATCGATG TATCCAAATTAACTTCTCTTGGTCATCTGGAAATGAACTGGAGGAGCAGAATACACTTCAGTCCATTGCTTGTGAGAATCTTGCATAAGGCTAGACTAAGGTACTATGGGAAACCTGACAAAAAACTGGATATACCGTATCAg GCTTATTTTGAAGTTGCTGATAGTTCAGGCATGATGTCGATGGTTTTGTGGAATTCTTTATGTCCTGAGTGGTATAACAGTATGAAGATTGGTACAGTACTTCTGCTTGAACAGTATGGTATCAAAACCAGTTAtccatttaaaacacagccaaCACCAGGGGATTCGCAGATGAAGAGATTTACTACGATTG AAATTAGCCTGAATGTTCGAGATCCTCCAACTAAAATTAACATTATTCCAGAAAAAATGGTTAAACCGGAGTGGAGATTACCTGAAGTTAGATATCGGTTTGTCACAAG gtCAGAACTGGATAACTTACCGAACAATCATTCCTGTGATATTATTGGTCTTGTAATATTTGTAGGAAGGGCTGAAAGAACAAGAAAGAGAG AATATAGTGAAGATTTTTGGATTCATCGCTGGGCACATGTTGTTGATGGGACATCTGACCAACCATTCATACTGGAATTGTTTGCCACTTCTCAGCCGGATGTATTTGAACATATTCACCCAA TGACCTATTTGGTGTGCACACAGATGAGAGTGGTGCGGGACATCACTGAGAATACTCCCAGAGCACTTTACCTTACAACTTCAAATGAGAGTCAGATGTTTATTACag GGTGGCACAAAGGCCAACCATATACCAGAGATGCCAAAGTGAAAAACTTTATCCAGTGGATTAAAACTCAAAGTGAAGCTGATCAAATGAAGAAAACTGTAATTGGTGGATACTGTCCTTTCCCACCAGCACCAAATACTTTTTTGAAgtattgtaaaaataataaag TTGAATCAGTTTTGAAAGCCATAAGCGAAATGGAGAGGGAGATTGAAGACCTGCACTACAGGGAGCACAAGCGCTTTGCTGTTCAGGGGATAATTAGTGCTATAAAATATGTCAGCTATGCAGCTGAAGATGCCTCAGGAGTGGAACCAATTCAG GAAGATAGAGACCAGTCAGCATCTCAAAAAACTATAAAAAACACTGGTATGTCTAAAGATTGTGTTACGAAAGGGAAAAAGCGAAGCCATCGAAATAAAGAAGCTAACTCCGTACTTGATTCACAATGCGCTTCATTGGAACAACAGCAGCATCCACGTATGTTAACCAGAAAGAGTCGAATCAAGAGAAAGATCGAACACCGTACAGAGCCTGAAAA CTTGCATGAATTTCAGCAAGAAGATTctgttccaaaacaaaatatcttgACTGAGCCTGACACTTCACAACCTGATAGAG CAGACAAACAGGGAGTGAATGATGCACCTGAAATAGAAGAGATGGGAAGAACTTCTCATGATTCATGGCAAAGTGATCTGTGGGTAATGGTGAAAGACAACTTAATAGATCACTTGCATTACTGCACTGTTTTCCCAGAAAGCATCCCACGTAAATTTGATTATATGCTcaaagaattccttatacagcaATACAATCTACATCCAGCTGTGCACAATCCAAAAGAATACATAACAAATAAAGAAATTCATGAATTTAAAAGTGCCAGTGGCCCTGGGCACTATGAAGTGACTATACTGG GGATAAACCATGATGTGGCTATAGATGTTGCATTCCCACCTATGTTTTGTCCTGAAGATCCTCATTTATTTCGAATAGAGGATATTCAGAATGATATGTTGTTATCCTGTATGAGCTGCATCTCTGTGTGTCAGCAGGACACCACGAGCAATCAAAAGCTTTATGACACGTTTCCACTTTCAA tggtgagtcaactgctgccgctccATGCGCAGTGCTCCACGGGCCGGCACTGGTCCCCCTCCACGGCTCCGGTGAAGAAGCCGAAAAAGACTGAGG ATGAAACTGTAAAAGCAGCAGTTGACCTAGACAGACAACATGTCATCTGTATCCTGGACATCTGTCGTTTAGGTGAAGATAAAGTGGAAGTTTTTCTGAACAAAATTTATAAGATAATGGAGACTGATGTGGTGAACCTTGTGTAA
- the RADX gene encoding RPA-related protein RADX isoform X2, whose product MEAAAAGPSAPRAEEGAGPSPASWLQRLCNEVLRSSQLSVSLAEAPPVAVVAVERYMAESPPPPSSSSSGALPKPPAPAYCYDVTLADGSRREKCYLAPPLNALVQRGALRAGGRLRLTRCSYLYDEKKLSSGFLCLERLDVLRDPPDLPPGGREPDQQRRPPLKGGRSHYLPLWNNEDPYGDIWLASRPPERVDIDVSKLTSLGHLEMNWRSRIHFSPLLVRILHKARLRYYGKPDKKLDIPYQAYFEVADSSGMMSMVLWNSLCPEWYNSMKIGTVLLLEQYGIKTSYPFKTQPTPGDSQMKRFTTIEISLNVRDPPTKINIIPEKMVKPEWRLPEVRYRFVTRSELDNLPNNHSCDIIGLVIFVGRAERTRKREYSEDFWIHRWAHVVDGTSDQPFILELFATSQPDVFEHIHPMTYLVCTQMRVVRDITENTPRALYLTTSNESQMFITGWHKGQPYTRDAKVKNFIQWIKTQSEADQMKKTVIGGYCPFPPAPNTFLKYCKNNKVESVLKAISEMEREIEDLHYREHKRFAVQGIISAIKYVSYAAEDASGVEPIQEDRDQSASQKTIKNTGMSKDCVTKGKKRSHRNKEANSVLDSQCASLEQQQHPRMLTRKSRIKRKIEHRTEPENLHEFQQEDSVPKQNILTEPDTSQPDRDKQGVNDAPEIEEMGRTSHDSWQSDLWVMVKDNLIDHLHYCTVFPESIPRKFDYMLKEFLIQQYNLHPAVHNPKEYITNKEIHEFKSASGPGHYEVTILGINHDVAIDVAFPPMFCPEDPHLFRIEDIQNDMLLSCMSCISVCQQDTTSNQKLYDTFPLSMVSQLLPLHAQCSTGRHWSPSTAPVKKPKKTEDETVKAAVDLDRQHVICILDICRLGEDKVEVFLNKIYKIMETDVVNLV is encoded by the exons ATGGAGGCCGCGGCCGCGGGGCCCAGCGCCCCCCGCGCTGAGGagggggctggcccaagccccgCCTCCTGGCTCCAGCGGCTCTGCAACGAGGTGCTCCGCTCCTCCCAGCTGAGCGTGTCCCTGGCCGAGGCCCCGCCGGTGGCCGTGGTGGCGGTGGAGCGCTACATGGCGGAGAGCCCGCCGccgcccagcagcagcagcagcggcgccCTGCCCAAGCCGCCCGCCCCGGCCTATTGCTACGACGTGACCCTGGCGGACGGCAGCCGGCGGGAGAAGTGCTACCTGGCGCCGCCGCTGAACGCCCTGGTGCAGAGGGGCGCGCTGCGCGCCGGCGGCCGGCTGCGCCTCACCCGCTGCTCCTACCTCTACGACGAGAAGAAGCTGAGCTCGGGCTTCCTGTGCCTCGAGCGGCTGGACGTGCTGCGGGACCCGCCGGACCTGCCCCCCGGGGGCCGCGAGCCCGACCAGCAGCGGCGCCCGCCGCTCAAGGGCGGGAGGAGCCATTACCTGCCGCTGTGGAACAACGAAGATCCCTACGGGGACATCTGGCTGGCGAGCCGGCCGCCGGAGCGCGTCGATATCGATG TATCCAAATTAACTTCTCTTGGTCATCTGGAAATGAACTGGAGGAGCAGAATACACTTCAGTCCATTGCTTGTGAGAATCTTGCATAAGGCTAGACTAAGGTACTATGGGAAACCTGACAAAAAACTGGATATACCGTATCAg GCTTATTTTGAAGTTGCTGATAGTTCAGGCATGATGTCGATGGTTTTGTGGAATTCTTTATGTCCTGAGTGGTATAACAGTATGAAGATTGGTACAGTACTTCTGCTTGAACAGTATGGTATCAAAACCAGTTAtccatttaaaacacagccaaCACCAGGGGATTCGCAGATGAAGAGATTTACTACGATTG AAATTAGCCTGAATGTTCGAGATCCTCCAACTAAAATTAACATTATTCCAGAAAAAATGGTTAAACCGGAGTGGAGATTACCTGAAGTTAGATATCGGTTTGTCACAAG gtCAGAACTGGATAACTTACCGAACAATCATTCCTGTGATATTATTGGTCTTGTAATATTTGTAGGAAGGGCTGAAAGAACAAGAAAGAGAG AATATAGTGAAGATTTTTGGATTCATCGCTGGGCACATGTTGTTGATGGGACATCTGACCAACCATTCATACTGGAATTGTTTGCCACTTCTCAGCCGGATGTATTTGAACATATTCACCCAA TGACCTATTTGGTGTGCACACAGATGAGAGTGGTGCGGGACATCACTGAGAATACTCCCAGAGCACTTTACCTTACAACTTCAAATGAGAGTCAGATGTTTATTACag GGTGGCACAAAGGCCAACCATATACCAGAGATGCCAAAGTGAAAAACTTTATCCAGTGGATTAAAACTCAAAGTGAAGCTGATCAAATGAAGAAAACTGTAATTGGTGGATACTGTCCTTTCCCACCAGCACCAAATACTTTTTTGAAgtattgtaaaaataataaag TTGAATCAGTTTTGAAAGCCATAAGCGAAATGGAGAGGGAGATTGAAGACCTGCACTACAGGGAGCACAAGCGCTTTGCTGTTCAGGGGATAATTAGTGCTATAAAATATGTCAGCTATGCAGCTGAAGATGCCTCAGGAGTGGAACCAATTCAG GAAGATAGAGACCAGTCAGCATCTCAAAAAACTATAAAAAACACTGGTATGTCTAAAGATTGTGTTACGAAAGGGAAAAAGCGAAGCCATCGAAATAAAGAAGCTAACTCCGTACTTGATTCACAATGCGCTTCATTGGAACAACAGCAGCATCCACGTATGTTAACCAGAAAGAGTCGAATCAAGAGAAAGATCGAACACCGTACAGAGCCTGAAAA CTTGCATGAATTTCAGCAAGAAGATTctgttccaaaacaaaatatcttgACTGAGCCTGACACTTCACAACCTGATAGAG ACAAACAGGGAGTGAATGATGCACCTGAAATAGAAGAGATGGGAAGAACTTCTCATGATTCATGGCAAAGTGATCTGTGGGTAATGGTGAAAGACAACTTAATAGATCACTTGCATTACTGCACTGTTTTCCCAGAAAGCATCCCACGTAAATTTGATTATATGCTcaaagaattccttatacagcaATACAATCTACATCCAGCTGTGCACAATCCAAAAGAATACATAACAAATAAAGAAATTCATGAATTTAAAAGTGCCAGTGGCCCTGGGCACTATGAAGTGACTATACTGG GGATAAACCATGATGTGGCTATAGATGTTGCATTCCCACCTATGTTTTGTCCTGAAGATCCTCATTTATTTCGAATAGAGGATATTCAGAATGATATGTTGTTATCCTGTATGAGCTGCATCTCTGTGTGTCAGCAGGACACCACGAGCAATCAAAAGCTTTATGACACGTTTCCACTTTCAA tggtgagtcaactgctgccgctccATGCGCAGTGCTCCACGGGCCGGCACTGGTCCCCCTCCACGGCTCCGGTGAAGAAGCCGAAAAAGACTGAGG ATGAAACTGTAAAAGCAGCAGTTGACCTAGACAGACAACATGTCATCTGTATCCTGGACATCTGTCGTTTAGGTGAAGATAAAGTGGAAGTTTTTCTGAACAAAATTTATAAGATAATGGAGACTGATGTGGTGAACCTTGTGTAA
- the RADX gene encoding RPA-related protein RADX isoform X3, translated as MEAAAAGPSAPRAEEGAGPSPASWLQRLCNEVLRSSQLSVSLAEAPPVAVVAVERYMAESPPPPSSSSSGALPKPPAPAYCYDVTLADGSRREKCYLAPPLNALVQRGALRAGGRLRLTRCSYLYDEKKLSSGFLCLERLDVLRDPPDLPPGGREPDQQRRPPLKGGRSHYLPLWNNEDPYGDIWLASRPPERVDIDVSKLTSLGHLEMNWRSRIHFSPLLVRILHKARLRYYGKPDKKLDIPYQAYFEVADSSGMMSMVLWNSLCPEWYNSMKIGTVLLLEQYGIKTSYPFKTQPTPGDSQMKRFTTIEISLNVRDPPTKINIIPEKMVKPEWRLPEVRYRFVTRSELDNLPNNHSCDIIGLVIFVGRAERTRKREYSEDFWIHRWAHVVDGTSDQPFILELFATSQPDVFEHIHPMTYLVCTQMRVVRDITENTPRALYLTTSNESQMFITGWHKGQPYTRDAKVKNFIQWIKTQSEADQMKKTVIGGYCPFPPAPNTFLKYCKNNKVESVLKAISEMEREIEDLHYREHKRFAVQGIISAIKYVSYAAEDASGVEPIQEDRDQSASQKTIKNTGMSKDCVTKGKKRSHRNKEANSVLDSQCASLEQQQHPRMLTRKSRIKRKIEHRTEPENLHEFQQEDSVPKQNILTEPDTSQPDRADKQGVNDAPEIEEMGRTSHDSWQSDLWVMVKDNLIDHLHYCTVFPESIPRKFDYMLKEFLIQQYNLHPAVHNPKEYITNKEIHEFKSASGPGHYEVTILGINHDVAIDVAFPPMFCPEDPHLFRIEDIQNDMLLSCMSCISVCQQDTTSNQKLYDTFPLSNETVKAAVDLDRQHVICILDICRLGEDKVEVFLNKIYKIMETDVVNLV; from the exons ATGGAGGCCGCGGCCGCGGGGCCCAGCGCCCCCCGCGCTGAGGagggggctggcccaagccccgCCTCCTGGCTCCAGCGGCTCTGCAACGAGGTGCTCCGCTCCTCCCAGCTGAGCGTGTCCCTGGCCGAGGCCCCGCCGGTGGCCGTGGTGGCGGTGGAGCGCTACATGGCGGAGAGCCCGCCGccgcccagcagcagcagcagcggcgccCTGCCCAAGCCGCCCGCCCCGGCCTATTGCTACGACGTGACCCTGGCGGACGGCAGCCGGCGGGAGAAGTGCTACCTGGCGCCGCCGCTGAACGCCCTGGTGCAGAGGGGCGCGCTGCGCGCCGGCGGCCGGCTGCGCCTCACCCGCTGCTCCTACCTCTACGACGAGAAGAAGCTGAGCTCGGGCTTCCTGTGCCTCGAGCGGCTGGACGTGCTGCGGGACCCGCCGGACCTGCCCCCCGGGGGCCGCGAGCCCGACCAGCAGCGGCGCCCGCCGCTCAAGGGCGGGAGGAGCCATTACCTGCCGCTGTGGAACAACGAAGATCCCTACGGGGACATCTGGCTGGCGAGCCGGCCGCCGGAGCGCGTCGATATCGATG TATCCAAATTAACTTCTCTTGGTCATCTGGAAATGAACTGGAGGAGCAGAATACACTTCAGTCCATTGCTTGTGAGAATCTTGCATAAGGCTAGACTAAGGTACTATGGGAAACCTGACAAAAAACTGGATATACCGTATCAg GCTTATTTTGAAGTTGCTGATAGTTCAGGCATGATGTCGATGGTTTTGTGGAATTCTTTATGTCCTGAGTGGTATAACAGTATGAAGATTGGTACAGTACTTCTGCTTGAACAGTATGGTATCAAAACCAGTTAtccatttaaaacacagccaaCACCAGGGGATTCGCAGATGAAGAGATTTACTACGATTG AAATTAGCCTGAATGTTCGAGATCCTCCAACTAAAATTAACATTATTCCAGAAAAAATGGTTAAACCGGAGTGGAGATTACCTGAAGTTAGATATCGGTTTGTCACAAG gtCAGAACTGGATAACTTACCGAACAATCATTCCTGTGATATTATTGGTCTTGTAATATTTGTAGGAAGGGCTGAAAGAACAAGAAAGAGAG AATATAGTGAAGATTTTTGGATTCATCGCTGGGCACATGTTGTTGATGGGACATCTGACCAACCATTCATACTGGAATTGTTTGCCACTTCTCAGCCGGATGTATTTGAACATATTCACCCAA TGACCTATTTGGTGTGCACACAGATGAGAGTGGTGCGGGACATCACTGAGAATACTCCCAGAGCACTTTACCTTACAACTTCAAATGAGAGTCAGATGTTTATTACag GGTGGCACAAAGGCCAACCATATACCAGAGATGCCAAAGTGAAAAACTTTATCCAGTGGATTAAAACTCAAAGTGAAGCTGATCAAATGAAGAAAACTGTAATTGGTGGATACTGTCCTTTCCCACCAGCACCAAATACTTTTTTGAAgtattgtaaaaataataaag TTGAATCAGTTTTGAAAGCCATAAGCGAAATGGAGAGGGAGATTGAAGACCTGCACTACAGGGAGCACAAGCGCTTTGCTGTTCAGGGGATAATTAGTGCTATAAAATATGTCAGCTATGCAGCTGAAGATGCCTCAGGAGTGGAACCAATTCAG GAAGATAGAGACCAGTCAGCATCTCAAAAAACTATAAAAAACACTGGTATGTCTAAAGATTGTGTTACGAAAGGGAAAAAGCGAAGCCATCGAAATAAAGAAGCTAACTCCGTACTTGATTCACAATGCGCTTCATTGGAACAACAGCAGCATCCACGTATGTTAACCAGAAAGAGTCGAATCAAGAGAAAGATCGAACACCGTACAGAGCCTGAAAA CTTGCATGAATTTCAGCAAGAAGATTctgttccaaaacaaaatatcttgACTGAGCCTGACACTTCACAACCTGATAGAG CAGACAAACAGGGAGTGAATGATGCACCTGAAATAGAAGAGATGGGAAGAACTTCTCATGATTCATGGCAAAGTGATCTGTGGGTAATGGTGAAAGACAACTTAATAGATCACTTGCATTACTGCACTGTTTTCCCAGAAAGCATCCCACGTAAATTTGATTATATGCTcaaagaattccttatacagcaATACAATCTACATCCAGCTGTGCACAATCCAAAAGAATACATAACAAATAAAGAAATTCATGAATTTAAAAGTGCCAGTGGCCCTGGGCACTATGAAGTGACTATACTGG GGATAAACCATGATGTGGCTATAGATGTTGCATTCCCACCTATGTTTTGTCCTGAAGATCCTCATTTATTTCGAATAGAGGATATTCAGAATGATATGTTGTTATCCTGTATGAGCTGCATCTCTGTGTGTCAGCAGGACACCACGAGCAATCAAAAGCTTTATGACACGTTTCCACTTTCAA ATGAAACTGTAAAAGCAGCAGTTGACCTAGACAGACAACATGTCATCTGTATCCTGGACATCTGTCGTTTAGGTGAAGATAAAGTGGAAGTTTTTCTGAACAAAATTTATAAGATAATGGAGACTGATGTGGTGAACCTTGTGTAA